A region of Nostoc sp. 'Peltigera membranacea cyanobiont' N6 DNA encodes the following proteins:
- a CDS encoding energy-coupling factor ABC transporter ATP-binding protein, with translation MHHNPISIQNLSYTYPDGTQALDKINLSIKATERVALIGANGSGKSTLLLHLNGIIMPQAGEVTIGEWSVNSENLRNIRNFVGLVFQNPDNQLFMPTVWEDVAFGPLNMGVQGEELLQRTLQAMAAVDIDPQWYGQRYTNNLSGGEKKRIAIAGVLAMNPQILVLDEPSAQLDPRSRRQFIELLQTLPLTQLIATHDLDLALDLCDRTVVLSQGQIVYDGPTEQVMSNPEFLDGHALESPLCYSRPYCQLEHAPVKASRYRELV, from the coding sequence ATGCACCATAATCCAATATCAATTCAAAATCTTAGCTATACCTATCCTGATGGGACTCAAGCTTTAGACAAAATAAATTTGTCTATCAAGGCAACAGAGCGAGTGGCATTAATCGGAGCCAATGGTTCGGGAAAATCCACACTGCTGTTACATCTGAATGGAATTATCATGCCACAAGCGGGAGAGGTGACAATTGGAGAGTGGTCTGTAAATTCGGAAAATTTGCGAAATATTCGGAATTTTGTGGGTTTGGTGTTTCAGAATCCAGATAATCAGTTGTTTATGCCAACAGTTTGGGAAGATGTTGCTTTTGGGCCGCTCAATATGGGTGTGCAAGGTGAAGAATTGCTCCAGCGAACTCTGCAAGCAATGGCAGCAGTGGACATCGATCCCCAATGGTATGGACAACGCTATACCAATAATTTATCTGGAGGTGAAAAGAAACGGATTGCGATCGCTGGAGTCTTGGCAATGAACCCACAGATATTAGTATTGGATGAACCCTCTGCTCAGTTAGATCCCCGTTCTCGTCGGCAATTTATTGAGTTGTTACAAACCTTACCTCTGACACAACTGATTGCAACCCATGATTTAGATTTAGCTTTAGATTTATGCGATCGCACTGTTGTTCTCAGCCAAGGTCAAATCGTATATGATGGCCCAACCGAACAGGTAATGAGTAATCCAGAGTTTTTAGATGGGCACGCTTTAGAGTCACCACTCTGCTATAGCCGCCCTTACTGTCAGTTAGAACATGCACCTGTTAAGGCATCTCGATACCGCGAACTTGTTTAA
- the cbiQ gene encoding cobalt ECF transporter T component CbiQ, producing MLLHVGVFVLDVDSKQATLWHKLAPRTRILCTLLFVFANVLTPDGHWWTWAIYGLALISLILLSKVTLSVLVKRLAVELTFISVVLLGTLFRGGGEVLWSWGPLQITTVGLTVLGSVTLKALLSLLILNLLTLTTSVTALLHALLELRTPPLLVAILASMYRYISVLIGEFNAMRRAAESRNLMNRNRSIRLIVGNMIGALFIRTYDRGNLVYQAMLSRGYQGVPPMMEKVSLGGQSDVVALSLTVILALLGQAIYWRK from the coding sequence ATGCTGCTGCACGTTGGAGTATTTGTATTAGATGTCGATAGCAAACAAGCGACTCTCTGGCACAAACTCGCTCCCCGTACCCGGATACTTTGTACCTTATTGTTTGTGTTTGCCAATGTTCTCACACCAGATGGGCATTGGTGGACTTGGGCTATTTATGGATTAGCTTTAATCAGCCTCATATTGCTAAGTAAAGTCACTCTATCAGTACTAGTGAAACGGTTAGCAGTTGAGTTAACGTTTATTAGTGTGGTTCTGTTGGGTACTTTATTTCGGGGTGGTGGTGAGGTGTTGTGGTCTTGGGGGCCATTGCAGATTACAACGGTGGGGTTAACTGTCTTAGGTAGTGTCACGCTTAAGGCTCTGTTATCGCTGCTAATACTAAACTTACTAACTTTAACCACTTCGGTAACAGCGCTCCTTCATGCCCTGTTGGAATTGAGAACTCCACCACTATTAGTTGCAATTCTGGCATCGATGTATCGCTATATCAGTGTGTTGATTGGCGAGTTTAACGCTATGCGTCGGGCGGCAGAGTCTCGAAATCTGATGAACAGGAATCGCTCTATTCGGTTAATTGTTGGCAACATGATTGGAGCGCTATTTATCCGCACTTACGATCGCGGAAATCTCGTTTATCAGGCGATGCTCTCACGAGGCTATCAAGGAGTGCCACCAATGATGGAAAAAGTCTCGCTAGGGGGACAATCTGATGTTGTAGCTTTAAGTCTGACTGTAATTTTGGCACTATTGGGTCAGGCTATTTACTGGCGGAAATAA
- a CDS encoding PDGLE domain-containing protein yields MSSNLSRSRNRAFVIAGLGIALLIAIFLSPLASKNPDGLDRVSQDLKFDSKELGEKPAQKLPFYGIFDEYALRGVPEAIATPLAGLIGTLATFGLAWGIGKLVIRGSSLPSTQYDADSDSDAPD; encoded by the coding sequence ATGAGTAGCAATCTCTCGCGATCGCGCAACCGGGCTTTTGTTATCGCTGGCTTAGGTATTGCCTTATTGATTGCAATTTTCCTTTCGCCACTAGCAAGTAAAAACCCAGATGGGCTAGATAGAGTTTCCCAAGACCTAAAGTTTGACAGCAAAGAACTTGGAGAGAAACCCGCTCAGAAATTACCCTTTTATGGAATTTTTGATGAGTATGCCCTCAGAGGAGTACCAGAAGCGATCGCTACTCCATTAGCTGGATTAATTGGAACATTAGCAACTTTCGGTTTAGCTTGGGGTATTGGCAAACTAGTTATTCGTGGTTCTAGTTTACCTTCTACACAGTATGACGCTGATTCCGACTCAGATGCGCCAGATTAA
- the cbiM gene encoding cobalt transporter CbiM yields METIPFMGASSFGWLYWVIQPHLAMHIPDGFLNLPVILVTWIIALALITLAIKRSQAEYQERAVPLMGVCAAFIFAAQMINFPIPGGTSGHLLGGTLAGALLGPWAGSLVMVAVFIVQAVLFQDGGLTVLGANIFNMGLIGTFGGYYLYRTIRFATGRDTLRGMTIGAAIAAWTSVVVASVMCALELAVSGTVPLAVGLTAMASWHVVIGIGEALITVVALSFIWRTRPDLFYDPPRQTKSPMSGPVSRY; encoded by the coding sequence ATGGAAACAATACCATTTATGGGTGCTTCGTCCTTCGGCTGGCTGTACTGGGTAATACAGCCGCATTTAGCTATGCACATTCCAGATGGCTTCTTGAACTTACCCGTTATCCTTGTCACCTGGATAATTGCTCTTGCTTTAATTACACTAGCTATTAAGCGATCGCAAGCAGAATACCAAGAACGAGCAGTACCTTTAATGGGAGTTTGTGCAGCATTTATCTTTGCAGCGCAAATGATCAATTTCCCGATTCCAGGAGGCACTTCTGGACACCTTTTGGGCGGAACACTAGCTGGAGCTTTATTAGGGCCTTGGGCTGGATCGCTAGTTATGGTTGCAGTGTTTATCGTGCAAGCTGTTCTATTTCAAGATGGTGGACTAACAGTTTTAGGGGCGAACATCTTTAACATGGGATTAATCGGTACCTTTGGTGGTTACTATCTCTATCGCACAATAAGATTTGCTACTGGGCGCGATACCTTACGAGGTATGACAATTGGTGCGGCGATCGCTGCTTGGACAAGCGTAGTGGTAGCTTCAGTTATGTGTGCCTTAGAACTAGCTGTGTCTGGAACGGTTCCTCTGGCGGTAGGTTTAACAGCAATGGCTTCTTGGCATGTCGTAATTGGCATTGGCGAGGCGCTGATTACCGTAGTAGCACTTAGTTTTATTTGGCGGACTCGACCTGATTTATTTTACGATCCACCCCGTCAGACAAAATCACCTATGTCTGGTCCCGTTTCTCGTTATTAA
- a CDS encoding energy-coupling factor ABC transporter permease has protein sequence MKRKKQALVSLTLMGVISFYLVVGLPQPAYAMHIMEGFLPVQWAIFWWVVALPFFLLGLRSLTRITQANPELKLLLGLAGAFTFVLSALKIPSVTGSCSHPTGTGLGAVLFGPLTMTVLGSLVLLFQALLLAHGGLTTLGANAFSMAIAGPFAAYWIYNLTMKLGGKQRIAIFLAAAIADLLTYVITSIQLALAFPAPVGGFIASFIKFAGIFAITQVPLAISEGLLTVLVWNWLQSYNPQELELLQLIKRGNGNESI, from the coding sequence ATGAAAAGAAAAAAACAGGCGTTAGTTAGTCTAACCCTGATGGGAGTTATCAGTTTTTACTTGGTAGTTGGTTTACCCCAACCCGCTTATGCCATGCACATTATGGAAGGTTTTTTACCAGTGCAGTGGGCAATTTTTTGGTGGGTTGTGGCATTACCATTTTTTTTATTAGGATTGCGTAGTCTGACACGCATTACCCAAGCTAACCCGGAACTAAAACTACTACTGGGCTTGGCTGGTGCTTTCACTTTCGTGTTGTCAGCGTTGAAAATCCCTTCCGTCACAGGTAGCTGTTCTCATCCGACAGGGACAGGGTTAGGTGCGGTGCTGTTTGGTCCCCTCACCATGACAGTTTTAGGTAGCTTGGTATTGTTATTTCAAGCTTTGTTACTGGCACATGGCGGCTTGACGACGCTGGGGGCAAATGCTTTTTCGATGGCGATCGCAGGGCCCTTTGCAGCTTACTGGATATATAATCTGACAATGAAGTTGGGTGGTAAACAAAGAATCGCCATATTTCTCGCAGCTGCGATCGCAGATTTACTCACTTACGTTATCACTTCTATTCAACTCGCCCTAGCTTTTCCTGCCCCCGTTGGTGGATTTATTGCTTCATTTATCAAGTTCGCCGGAATTTTTGCTATAACTCAAGTTCCCTTAGCAATTAGTGAAGGATTACTAACTGTGTTGGTATGGAACTGGCTGCAATCTTATAATCCTCAAGAATTGGAACTGTTGCAATTAATCAAGCGAGGAAATGGTAATGAGTCAATCTAA
- a CDS encoding energy-coupling factor ABC transporter substrate-binding protein — protein sequence MSQSKKGLSNWLLVVAVLALAVAPLIFVRGGEFAGSDDKAEKAITEIQPGYKPWFKSFFEPASGEIESLLFASQAALGAGVVGYAIGLYKGRSQQKREE from the coding sequence ATGAGTCAATCTAAAAAAGGGTTGAGTAACTGGCTGTTGGTAGTAGCTGTCTTAGCTTTAGCAGTTGCACCATTAATATTTGTACGTGGTGGGGAATTTGCCGGTTCTGATGACAAAGCTGAAAAAGCAATTACTGAAATCCAGCCTGGATATAAACCCTGGTTTAAATCATTTTTTGAACCAGCTAGTGGAGAAATAGAAAGCTTATTATTTGCTTCGCAAGCAGCTTTAGGTGCGGGAGTAGTCGGTTATGCAATTGGGTTGTATAAAGGACGTTCCCAACAAAAACGTGAAGAATGA
- the cbiQ gene encoding cobalt ECF transporter T component CbiQ: protein MSLQLDTLAYTNRLRRLPPEHKIIFAFTTLAISLVTHPLVQILIALWLGVWTVIYAKIPAGVYFRLLMFTIVFCLTSLPALMVNGVAITDLSKVQLDSWYGLTLGHFYIYISHSGSIQAWGILTRALACVSCLYFLMLTVPFTEILQTLRYLRFPVLLSDLLLLMYRFIFILLNTASELLTAQNSRGGYRTWRSGMKSLALLIGQLLQRTLQRYSQFSLGLESRGFVSEFRVWHPRRYYPQGRYIIEAIFGCVVLIALDFWRNAGIFTRI from the coding sequence ATGAGCCTGCAACTAGACACTTTAGCTTACACTAATCGACTGCGAAGATTACCACCAGAACATAAAATAATTTTTGCATTTACTACTCTTGCAATTTCCCTTGTTACCCATCCGCTAGTACAAATTTTGATAGCGCTTTGGCTGGGTGTTTGGACAGTTATTTATGCAAAAATTCCAGCTGGTGTTTATTTTCGGTTGTTAATGTTCACCATAGTTTTTTGTTTGACGAGTTTACCAGCCTTGATGGTGAATGGAGTTGCAATTACTGATTTGTCCAAGGTGCAATTAGACTCGTGGTATGGATTAACTCTCGGACACTTCTATATTTATATCAGTCATAGTGGCAGTATCCAAGCATGGGGAATTTTAACCAGAGCATTAGCTTGTGTTTCTTGCTTATATTTTCTCATGTTAACTGTCCCTTTCACGGAGATATTACAAACTCTGCGTTACTTACGATTTCCTGTGCTTCTGAGCGATTTGTTATTACTAATGTATCGGTTTATTTTCATTCTGCTAAATACAGCTAGTGAATTGTTGACTGCCCAAAATTCTCGTGGTGGCTACCGTACTTGGCGTAGTGGAATGAAAAGTTTAGCACTACTAATCGGACAACTATTACAGCGAACCTTACAACGATATAGTCAGTTCTCTCTCGGACTGGAATCACGGGGTTTTGTGAGTGAATTTAGAGTTTGGCATCCCCGCCGTTATTATCCTCAAGGGCGATATATCATTGAAGCTATTTTCGGCTGTGTAGTATTAATAGCATTGGACTTTTGGCGGAATGCAGGAATATTTACTCGAATTTGA
- a CDS encoding energy-coupling factor ABC transporter ATP-binding protein — MQEYLLEFEQVYYTYPGTQQSALNGLTLKIPSGKRCALIGQNGCGKTTLFLLANGLYKPNSGIVRWRGEPLSYNRNYLSSLRQKVGLVFQDPEQQLVASTVEEDISYGLCNLGLPESEIKDRVEQALIEFGLTTLAERPVHHLSLGQKKRVSIADVMVLRPELLVLDEPTAYLDIKHTRNLIATMKKIHQDGTTLLMATHDLDLVYRWADWVFVMDKGRLMIEGKPQDVFSQRQLLSELELGVPFIYEMLFDGLSAEEEVVIERVRQRMNIRAISECPVRINGDEIQPLSPES; from the coding sequence ATGCAGGAATATTTACTCGAATTTGAGCAGGTATATTACACCTATCCTGGCACACAGCAATCAGCTTTGAATGGTCTAACACTGAAGATTCCATCTGGCAAAAGATGTGCATTAATTGGGCAAAATGGCTGTGGTAAAACTACACTATTTTTATTAGCGAATGGTCTATATAAACCTAATTCTGGTATTGTCCGTTGGCGCGGTGAACCGTTAAGTTATAACCGAAATTATCTTAGCAGCTTACGGCAAAAGGTGGGGCTAGTATTTCAAGATCCAGAACAACAATTAGTAGCTTCTACTGTTGAAGAAGATATATCTTACGGTTTGTGTAATTTGGGTTTACCAGAATCTGAAATTAAAGATCGAGTAGAACAAGCTTTAATTGAATTTGGGCTGACTACTTTAGCAGAAAGGCCAGTACATCATCTGAGTTTAGGACAAAAGAAGCGAGTTTCTATAGCAGATGTGATGGTACTGCGGCCAGAACTTTTGGTGCTGGATGAGCCAACAGCTTATTTAGATATCAAACATACTCGCAACTTGATAGCAACGATGAAAAAAATTCATCAAGATGGCACTACTTTATTGATGGCTACCCATGATTTAGATTTAGTCTATCGGTGGGCAGATTGGGTTTTTGTTATGGATAAAGGGCGACTGATGATAGAAGGCAAACCACAAGATGTATTTAGTCAGCGTCAACTTTTATCGGAGTTAGAGTTGGGTGTACCATTCATATATGAAATGTTATTTGATGGGCTATCTGCTGAGGAAGAAGTAGTGATAGAACGAGTGCGACAGCGAATGAATATTAGAGCAATTTCGGAATGTCCTGTGAGGATTAACGGTGATGAAATTCAACCTCTTTCTCCAGAATCTTAA
- a CDS encoding retropepsin-like aspartic protease family protein translates to MKNACRRWIKTVNLAAMSTTGYAYTLIPTLIFLAFSHQAIADDPGACYMVTSSGKTVRLERLCGNIAVPSDDRVFRVSIKRRFGGTPVIDVTFNDKKTFEMIVDTGASGTIITQSMANTLELQATGTMQAQIADGSEVEFPTGKIKSVAVGGVTANNLQVAIAPKASIGLLGHDFFGSYDIKILEKEVEFHHR, encoded by the coding sequence ATGAAGAATGCTTGTAGGCGTTGGATTAAGACGGTTAACCTAGCTGCGATGTCTACGACCGGCTACGCCTACACACTAATCCCGACACTAATATTTTTAGCATTCTCTCATCAGGCAATAGCTGACGATCCAGGAGCATGTTACATGGTAACTTCTTCCGGTAAAACCGTTAGATTAGAAAGGCTTTGTGGCAATATAGCCGTACCTTCAGACGACAGAGTTTTTCGAGTCTCAATCAAACGCCGCTTTGGTGGAACTCCTGTGATTGACGTTACCTTCAATGACAAAAAAACCTTTGAAATGATTGTAGACACAGGTGCAAGTGGAACCATTATCACTCAAAGTATGGCCAATACACTTGAACTCCAGGCTACAGGTACAATGCAAGCTCAAATTGCCGATGGTAGCGAGGTAGAATTTCCAACCGGTAAGATAAAATCTGTTGCAGTAGGTGGAGTTACAGCTAATAATCTTCAGGTAGCGATCGCACCAAAAGCAAGTATCGGCTTACTAGGCCACGATTTCTTCGGTAGCTATGATATTAAGATTCTGGAGAAAGAGGTTGAATTTCATCACCGTTAA
- a CDS encoding nucleoside phosphorylase: protein MPNKRFYHIGFGQDDLGSSPPSIALLSGDPERSRLIAQTYFQDVRVLSENRGLNSYVGYLPNGRSILSATSGMGAPSLSIVVNELIQVGIRQIIRIGTCGSIQPYIPVGSVVISSAALCRQGAAYDIAPVEYPAAADPFLTVALVKAARELKVEHYIGITASVDTFYEGQERTDSANPNLMRSLHGITEEYRRLNILNYEMECGTLFKMAGVYNFAAAAICGVVAGRTVSENIILEQREIAVKNAIATAVHTATTFE, encoded by the coding sequence ATGCCAAATAAACGCTTTTATCACATTGGCTTTGGACAAGATGATTTAGGTTCATCGCCTCCCAGCATTGCTTTATTATCTGGCGACCCGGAGCGATCGCGTCTAATTGCCCAAACTTATTTCCAAGATGTCCGCGTGTTGTCAGAAAATCGCGGACTCAATAGCTATGTGGGATACTTACCAAATGGTCGCAGCATCTTATCAGCTACTAGTGGTATGGGTGCGCCTTCATTGAGTATTGTGGTGAATGAGTTAATCCAAGTAGGAATCCGGCAAATTATTCGCATTGGAACTTGCGGCTCAATTCAACCTTATATACCAGTTGGTAGCGTTGTTATTAGCAGTGCAGCATTATGTCGCCAAGGTGCAGCTTATGACATTGCCCCTGTGGAATATCCAGCCGCAGCAGATCCGTTTTTGACAGTTGCTTTAGTTAAAGCCGCGCGAGAATTAAAGGTTGAACATTACATAGGAATCACAGCATCAGTTGATACTTTTTACGAAGGACAAGAACGCACAGATTCAGCGAATCCAAATTTAATGCGATCGCTGCATGGTATTACAGAAGAATATCGGCGCTTGAATATCTTGAATTATGAGATGGAATGCGGCACGCTTTTTAAAATGGCAGGTGTATATAATTTTGCGGCTGCTGCTATTTGCGGTGTAGTCGCTGGGCGGACTGTGAGTGAAAATATCATCTTAGAACAGAGAGAGATTGCCGTTAAAAATGCGATCGCAACTGCTGTACATACAGCTACAACCTTTGAATAA
- a CDS encoding 2-hydroxyacid dehydrogenase, producing the protein MKVAVFSTKAYDRKFLSVANSPPQHELVFFEPRLNRDTAILAAEFPAVCVFVHDRVDAPTLELLASQGTRLVVLRCAGFNNVDLQAAADLGITVVRVPAYSPYGVAEHAVGLILSLNRKIHRAYNRVREGNFSLDGLLGFNLHERTVGIVGTGKIGLILGQIMKGFGCKLLAYDVYRNPELEALGGKYVELPELFANCDIISLHCPLIPETHHLINAEAIEQIKPGVMLINTSRGALIDTQAVIEGLKSGKIGYLGVDVYEQESELFFEDLSGEIIQDDIFQRLTTFPNVLITGHQAFFTAEALHNIAETTFANIADIENGRPCTNEIRAQQPA; encoded by the coding sequence ATGAAAGTAGCAGTCTTCAGTACAAAAGCCTACGATCGGAAGTTTTTGTCAGTTGCAAATTCTCCCCCACAACACGAATTAGTATTTTTTGAACCCCGTTTAAATCGGGATACTGCTATCCTCGCCGCCGAATTTCCGGCGGTTTGCGTATTTGTACACGATCGGGTTGATGCCCCAACTTTAGAGCTTCTCGCCTCACAGGGAACTCGGTTGGTTGTCCTTCGCTGTGCAGGGTTTAACAATGTAGATTTACAAGCCGCAGCAGATTTAGGAATTACCGTTGTGCGTGTTCCCGCCTATTCACCCTATGGAGTAGCAGAACATGCTGTAGGATTGATTTTAAGTCTGAATCGCAAAATTCATCGGGCTTATAACCGTGTCCGAGAAGGCAATTTTTCCCTAGATGGACTGTTGGGATTTAATTTGCATGAGCGCACAGTGGGGATTGTTGGCACCGGCAAAATCGGTCTGATTTTAGGACAGATTATGAAGGGGTTTGGCTGTAAATTACTCGCTTATGACGTTTATCGCAATCCCGAATTGGAGGCGCTAGGTGGAAAGTATGTAGAACTACCTGAGCTATTTGCCAACTGCGATATTATCTCTCTACATTGCCCCCTGATTCCTGAAACGCATCACTTGATTAACGCTGAGGCTATAGAACAGATTAAGCCAGGCGTGATGTTAATTAATACTAGCCGAGGTGCGCTGATTGACACCCAAGCAGTGATTGAGGGATTGAAGTCTGGTAAGATTGGCTATCTCGGTGTGGATGTCTACGAACAAGAATCGGAGTTGTTCTTTGAGGATTTATCTGGCGAAATTATTCAAGATGATATTTTCCAACGTCTGACAACGTTCCCCAATGTACTCATTACTGGACATCAAGCTTTTTTTACAGCAGAAGCACTCCACAATATCGCAGAAACAACTTTTGCTAATATTGCTGATATTGAAAATGGTCGTCCTTGTACCAATGAAATTCGCGCTCAACAGCCAGCTTAG
- a CDS encoding M50 family metallopeptidase, producing the protein MREPSKNLEPLLTKEAPPVVERMGLTWLIAAAIATALLWQVPAGDYILYPFTILATWFHEMGHGLMALLLGGQFQKLQIFSNGSGVATYSIRSLLGPIGPAMVAAAGPMGPPLAGAALILASRSFTAATLCLKILGSFLLLSTLIWVRSWFGLVAIPLLGLIILGIALKAPRWAQGFAIQFLGVQACVSTFHQLDYLFSSSAGPLGLSDTAQMQRYLLLPYWFWGGLMAIASLVILVQSLRLAYRSE; encoded by the coding sequence ATGAGGGAACCAAGTAAAAATTTAGAACCCTTGCTTACCAAAGAAGCCCCGCCAGTTGTCGAACGCATGGGGCTAACCTGGCTAATTGCAGCAGCGATCGCAACAGCTTTACTGTGGCAAGTACCAGCAGGTGATTATATCTTATACCCATTTACAATTCTGGCAACCTGGTTTCATGAAATGGGTCACGGCTTAATGGCACTCTTATTAGGAGGGCAGTTTCAGAAATTACAGATTTTTAGCAATGGTTCTGGTGTTGCAACTTATAGCATCCGGTCGTTATTGGGGCCAATTGGCCCGGCAATGGTGGCAGCAGCAGGCCCAATGGGGCCGCCTCTTGCTGGTGCGGCTTTGATTCTAGCTTCCCGCAGTTTTACAGCAGCAACCCTCTGTTTAAAAATATTAGGGAGTTTTTTGCTATTATCCACATTAATTTGGGTACGTTCCTGGTTTGGATTGGTAGCCATTCCCTTGTTGGGTTTAATAATCTTGGGTATCGCCCTGAAAGCACCTCGCTGGGCGCAAGGATTTGCCATTCAATTCCTGGGCGTACAAGCTTGTGTAAGTACGTTCCATCAACTCGATTATCTATTTAGTAGTTCTGCCGGCCCCCTGGGACTCTCTGATACAGCGCAAATGCAGCGATATTTGCTTTTACCTTACTGGTTTTGGGGCGGGTTGATGGCGATCGCATCTCTGGTGATTTTAGTCCAAAGTCTTCGCCTTGCCTATCGTTCAGAATGA
- a CDS encoding ferredoxin-thioredoxin reductase variable chain has protein sequence MKVGDRVRVKDSVVVYHHPEHRNQAFDIKGTEGDVVNIATQWRDRPVSANLPIVVQFSKKFKAHLRENELEVI, from the coding sequence ATGAAAGTTGGCGATCGCGTCCGCGTTAAAGATTCGGTAGTGGTGTATCATCATCCTGAACACCGGAATCAGGCTTTTGACATCAAAGGCACAGAAGGCGATGTAGTAAATATTGCCACCCAATGGCGAGACAGACCTGTAAGCGCTAATTTGCCGATTGTAGTCCAGTTTAGTAAAAAGTTTAAAGCCCATTTACGTGAAAATGAGTTAGAGGTCATCTAG
- a CDS encoding DUF2231 domain-containing protein — MESTETTQTSSTPFPNIPPVIESNDSEYLDTGVPSTVAIAGHPLHPLSVIFPIAFLAAALGSDIGYWLTGDFFWARASLWLIGLGLAGGLLASAIGLSDFVKIERVRKRTAGWVHLILNVSILVLSLINFLLRWGDAESRIVPWGLLISLVVGTLTSASGWFGAELSYRHKIGVVGAGSKRYP, encoded by the coding sequence ATGGAAAGTACAGAAACAACGCAAACAAGTTCAACACCTTTTCCAAATATTCCACCAGTCATTGAAAGTAACGACAGTGAGTATCTGGATACAGGTGTACCTAGCACAGTTGCGATCGCAGGACATCCACTACATCCCCTGAGTGTAATCTTCCCCATCGCCTTTTTAGCTGCCGCTTTGGGAAGTGACATCGGCTACTGGTTAACTGGTGATTTCTTTTGGGCTAGGGCTTCGCTATGGTTAATCGGCCTCGGATTAGCTGGAGGTTTACTCGCATCTGCCATCGGCCTGAGCGATTTTGTGAAAATTGAACGAGTCCGCAAGCGTACCGCCGGTTGGGTGCATTTGATCCTTAACGTTTCTATCTTAGTTTTATCACTCATCAACTTCCTTCTCCGTTGGGGCGACGCTGAATCCCGAATAGTACCTTGGGGACTGTTAATCTCGCTCGTTGTTGGTACACTAACCAGCGCTTCCGGCTGGTTTGGTGCCGAACTTTCCTATCGCCACAAAATTGGTGTAGTGGGTGCTGGTAGCAAAAGATACCCATAA
- a CDS encoding Uma2 family endonuclease, with product MTSEKITVQSLYTVTDEELMLMSSQNSELRFERNANGTLETMPPTGGISGNREIKAGAYLLNWVESQDLGEVFSSSTGFRLANTAVRSPDAAFVAKGRLPEGWDQQEDKFINLAPDFVIEIRSKNDSLAKLKAKMEEYITNGVQLGWLIDSKNQQALVYRRDGSITQYPATAILSGEDVVPGFNLLLTKLL from the coding sequence ATGACCAGCGAAAAAATAACCGTCCAGTCTTTGTATACTGTCACTGATGAAGAACTAATGCTGATGAGTTCGCAAAACTCAGAACTGCGATTTGAACGCAATGCGAATGGAACCTTAGAAACTATGCCCCCTACTGGTGGAATTTCTGGTAATCGAGAAATCAAAGCAGGAGCCTATTTGTTAAATTGGGTAGAAAGTCAGGATTTAGGTGAAGTTTTTAGTTCCAGTACAGGTTTTAGATTAGCAAATACGGCTGTCAGATCGCCTGATGCTGCTTTTGTCGCTAAAGGACGTTTACCAGAAGGCTGGGATCAACAAGAAGATAAATTTATTAACTTAGCACCAGATTTTGTCATTGAAATTCGTTCTAAAAATGACAGCTTGGCAAAACTCAAAGCCAAGATGGAAGAATACATTACTAATGGTGTTCAATTAGGATGGTTAATTGATAGTAAAAATCAGCAAGCTTTAGTTTATCGTCGGGATGGTTCGATTACTCAATATCCAGCTACGGCAATATTAAGCGGTGAAGATGTTGTGCCTGGTTTTAATTTGCTTTTAACAAAATTATTATAA